A window of Microbacterium hominis genomic DNA:
GGTCGAGCATCCGCTTCATCGGCGCGGCCGCCGAGATCGCGCGCACCTTCCAGCCCGCCATCGTCGTCCTGGAAGACATCGACCTGGTCGCCATGGAACGCCACAGTTCCCCGCAGCCGCTGCTGTTCGAAGTGCTCGATGCGCTGGACGGCCTCGACGGCGACGCCGACGTCGCGTTCATCATGACCACGAACAGGGTCGACGTGCTCGAGCGGGCCCTCGCCGAGCGTCCCGGCCGCGTCGATCTCGCGGTCGAGATTCCGCTGCCCGCGCCGGCCGAACGCCGGCGTCTGTTCCGCCGGTACGCGCAGGCCCTGCCGTTCACCGAGGATTCCCTCACCGCGGCGGCCGAACGCGCCGAAGGAACGACCGGGTCGTTCGCGAAGGAGCTCATGCGGCGCAGCGTGCTCCGCGCGATCAGGGAGGAACGCGAACCTCGCGACGAGGACCTCGCCGAAGAGCTCGACCGCCTGATGGACGCACGTCAGCACCTCACCCGCGCCATGCTGGGCTCCGCCGGCGAGCAGGACTCGGACCTCCCGCCGGACGGGCACCACGCGGCGAGCTTCGGATGGTTCGGCGGCTGATCCGCGCGAGCGCGCAACCGGCGCTCAGCCGCGCGACGCGCGCCACTCGCGTTCGAGGATCGCGTAGTGGCCCGTGTCGGTCCACTCGTCCTTGAGCCACATGTGCTCGACGAAATGGCCCTCGTGCCGCATCCCGAGCGCCAGACACAGGGCGACCGAGGCGTCGTTGCGCGGATCGAGTTCGGCGTACACCCGGTGCAGCTCGAGCTCACCGAACGCGAGATCGAGCAGCAGCCCGGCAGCCTCTCGTGCGTACCCTCGGCCCTGCGCCTGCGGCAGGAGGATCCAGCCGATCTCGGCGGTCCGGTCGGGCGTGGCGCTGTGCAGCTCGAAGTACATCGTTCCGCAGAACCTGCCGTCGGAATCGCGGATCGCGGGCTGCAGGTAGTCGCCCGGATTCTCCAGGCGGGTCGCCGCGGCATCCCGTCGCAGCACCTCGGTCACCTGCTCACGCGACCTCGGCTCGTAGAGGAGGTAGCGACATACCTCGGGGTCGGACTGCATGGCATACAGCGGCTCGAGGTCGTCGTCGCGGAGAAGGTCGAGATGAACGCGCTCGCCGTGCAGCGGGCGGAAGTCCCAGGGGAGGCCCATGGCGACCATCCTGCCCGAGATGAGAGGTGTGCCTCAGGTGCCGTCGCCGGGAACGCTCAGTCGGCATGCCCAGTCGCGCTGGCGGCATCGGGACGATCGGTGACTCAGGGCATGTGCCGGTCGACGGCTGCGAGGTAGTCGGTGGGATCGTCCGTCCAGATTCGGATGACGTCGGCGGTCTGGGAGCCGCCTTTCGGCGGCCTGCCGGGGAGATGGAGGGTTGTCGATCGCTCGAGCCGGATCTCGATGTTGACTTCGTCCTGCATGCGCAGCGACAGCACCCTGCTGCCCTCGTGCTCGGTGAATCGGGGCGACTTCGGCGGATCCACCTGGCGGATGCGGGCGACCGAGGCGATGTCATCCCAGTCGAGGAAGAGGTCGGTCTCCAGTCCATCGCGGATGCGGATGCCGCCGGGGCCGACGACGTGCGGGCGCATGTAATAGGCGCACAGCAGCCCGATCATCCAGGTCAGTCCCCAGACGCCGATGATCAGGACCACGATGCGCGCGACCGGCCAGCGGTGCACGATGAGGTCAAGGATCGGGATCTCCAGCGCCGACAGAGCGATGAAGATGATCAGGATCGTCAGCACCGGCCGATGGTACGAGAACCCGGATCCGCCGCGATCGATCGCGGGGCGGCGTGCGATCGCCCGCCCGATGCTGTCGTAGATCCGCAGTTCCATGCGGACCGCGCGAGCCAGGAACGATAGCGCGGCCGATCGGGACGTCGTCGTAGCGCCGGTCACGATGCTTCCGCCTCGTCATCCGCCGCCTCGGCGACCAGCTGCGCCAGGCGCTCGGCGATCGCAGCGACCGCGCTCGCGACCCGGTCTCGGTCCGACGCGGGCACCGCGTCGAGGAGCGTCGCATTCAGTGCCGCGTGCTCCCGCACCGTGCGCTCCATCACCTTTTCGCCGACGGGGGTGAGAGCGACGAGCCGCGCGCGACGGTCGGTCGGGTGCGCAACCCGCGTCACATATCCGGCATCCTCCAGAGCATCCACCAGCGCTGTGATGTTCCGGGCGGACACGTTCAGCGTCTCCGCGATGGCGTGCTGTGCCACGGGGCCCGCGTGGTGCACCGTCCACAGCACCCCCATCCGCGCCGCGGACAGCGGGGTTCCCTCGTATTCGCGTGCCATGTCGCGCTGGAACAGGTCTGCGATCTGCAGCAGGCGGTCGAGAAGCAGCGGTTCGTGCATATCAGTACCTTAGTACATGATTACCTGGGTTCAGTATTGCGCCGACGCGTCAGCTGGTGCCGCGGACGCGGAATACATCCGCGCGGCGTGCGTTGCATGCGAACGAATGAAAGAGGGTGCGATGAGCGACGTGGAATTCGGGCTGGACACGTTCGGCGATGTCACGGCCGACGAGAACGGGAATCTGCTGTCGGACGCGCAGACGATCCGCAACGTGGTCGACCAGGCGGTGCTCGCCGACGAGGTCGGTCTGTCGTTCTTCGGGGTCGGTGAGCACCATCGACGCGAGTTCGCCGTCTCGAGCCCCGAGATCGTGCTGGCGGCCGCCGCGGCCCGCACCCGCAGCATCCATCTCGGCACCGCCGTCACCGTGCTCTCGTCGGACGACCCGGTGCGGCTGTACGAGCGCTTCGCGACGCTGGATGCCGTGTCGGCAGGGCGTGCGGAGGTCATCCTCGGTCGCGGTTCGTTCATCGAGTCCTTCCCGCTGTTCGGATACTCGCTGGCGGACTACGAAGTGCTCTTCGAGGAGAAGCTCGACCTGTTCAGCCGGCTGCTGAAGGAGGAGCCGGTGACGTGGCGGGGCCGCACGCGCGCGGCGCTGCAGGACGCGGATGTGTTCCCGAAGACGGAGAACGGCATCCGCGCGTGGGTGGGCGTCGGCGGGTCGCCCGAGTCGGTCGTGCGCACCGCGCGGTACGGCTACGGCCTCATGCTCGCGATCATCGGCGGGTCGGCCGGGGCCTTCCGCCCGTACGTCGACCTGTTCCATCGCCAGTCGGCCGAGTTCGGCCACGGCACGCTCCCGGTGGGTGTGCACTCGCCCGGTCACATCGCCGAGACGGACCAGGAGGCGTGGGAGACGCTCTTCCCGCCGATGAAGGTGAATCGCGACAAGATCGGCGCGGAGCGCGGGTGGCCTCCGTACAGTCGGCTCGCCTTCCAGCGCGACCTCGGCCCCGAGGGGCGGTGTACGCCGGGTCCCCGGAGACGGTGGCGCGCAAGATCGCGGACACGGTGCGTCTGCTCGGCCTCGACCGTTTCGATCTGAAGTTCTCGAACGGCCCGCTCTCGCACGACCACCTGATGCGCTCGATCGAGCTGTACGGCACCCGCGTGGTGCCGCGCGTGCGCGAACTGCTCGCGGAGGGCTGAGCGCTAGGGTCGGAGGATGCGACCCGCACGCCTGACGTGGACGATCGGCGGCATCGGTCTCGTGCTCTGCGCGGTGCTCGGGATGCTGCAGTACTCGGTGATCGGCATCGGTCCGGTCGTCGCGTTCGATGTCGCGACCGACGTGGTGTTCGCGCTGGCCGTGCTGGTCTTCACGATCGGATGGACGCGGGAGGCGAGCGTCGTCGCGCGGCGCCCGCTCGGCGTGATCGCGCTCGCCGTCGTCGCTCTGTGGCCGTTCGCAGCTCGCATCGCGCAGCCGTTCCTTCCGCGCATGGACAACGCGACGTTCGAAGCCGGCCTCGCGGCCTACCGCGCGGCCGAGAACGTGCTCACGGCGGTCTTCCTCGTGAACCTCCTCGTCTCGCTCGCCGCAGCGCTCATCGCGGTCGTGCAGATCGCGCGCGCCGGCGTCGTGCCGCCCCCGTGGCGGTGGGCGCCGTCGTGGGCGCTGATGGTCTCCGTGGCCGCAGGCGTGCTGCCGCAGATGCTGTTCGCGTCCATCGCGTCCGCCGACGCCCAGGCCTACGTCGCGTTCGCGACGATCATCGGCCTGATCGGATTCCTCGCACCGACCCTCGGGCTCGGCGTGCTCGCGCTGGTGCTCGCCGCCCGCGTGCCCGAGCGCACGGTCGAGGTTTACCGCTCGACGTGACCGTCGGAGCCCATGGCTAGGCTGGCCGGCATGGCATCGTCGAGATCCCGCCACGACCCGGGCCCGCAGGCGCCGCTGTTCGACTTCGACGCGCGAGCGCTCGACGGCATGCCCGCCGGAGACACCGCCGCGCTCGAGGCGGGTCGGCTTGAGGCGGTGGCGTACACCGACGTCGAGCTCGTGGACTGGCGCGTTCCCCTCGGCGACATGATCGATGGATGCCGCTTCGACGGCGTTCGCGCGCAATCATGGACGATCCGGGGCGTGCGTCTG
This region includes:
- a CDS encoding MarR family winged helix-turn-helix transcriptional regulator; this translates as MHEPLLLDRLLQIADLFQRDMAREYEGTPLSAARMGVLWTVHHAGPVAQHAIAETLNVSARNITALVDALEDAGYVTRVAHPTDRRARLVALTPVGEKVMERTVREHAALNATLLDAVPASDRDRVASAVAAIAERLAQLVAEAADDEAEAS
- a CDS encoding GNAT family N-acetyltransferase; protein product: MGLPWDFRPLHGERVHLDLLRDDDLEPLYAMQSDPEVCRYLLYEPRSREQVTEVLRRDAAATRLENPGDYLQPAIRDSDGRFCGTMYFELHSATPDRTAEIGWILLPQAQGRGYAREAAGLLLDLAFGELELHRVYAELDPRNDASVALCLALGMRHEGHFVEHMWLKDEWTDTGHYAILEREWRASRG